A genomic stretch from Arachis stenosperma cultivar V10309 chromosome 3, arast.V10309.gnm1.PFL2, whole genome shotgun sequence includes:
- the LOC130968744 gene encoding seipin-2-like produces the protein MDPNDDVYSDTLNGSDDHANDSPEPFSASAPALCDPQPPPLPLYSPPSAKLRRRSVCPPSLFTESTDTASRSEIIDDDDARRSSQRHHRNLLKLKEIKASEFEEIPAKPNSIQEKKVPPFPSASIVTKEKREESTLTTAVSAKDDVFADSADSSEVPRLVDSPPSNTLEYAAGFVIRAILFQIKILIWLIKFPLWLTVHTCMFIVDPFGTWRKGIRFSTQVLGCAFGFVGIPARVIFKDQKAFWNVAFRCGWGFLWSMVVCCVLFALAVSSLVFSGFVVSGLAQKPTQLIKGFNFDYTKQSPVAYVPLISCAAVVGGHDSVKEIAASKWVGQRVLPPKQNVQVTVSLEVPESGYNRNLGVFQIRTDFLTYSGKTIASLSQPCMLKFRSEPIRLMTTLVNILPLLTGYASETQTLEVKIRGFVEREEPTSCLRVTLEPRSEYIHGAGLPQIYDSSVVIEAQLPFYKRIIWNWKISLFIWIAMTTFFVQFLFLLVCCWPFIIPRSRQRRGPAPRNGK, from the exons ATGGACCCCAACGACGACGTTTACTCAGACACCCTCAATGGCTCCGACGACCACGCCAATGACTCACCGGAACCTTTCTCCGCCTCCGCTCCCGCTCTCTGCGATCCTCAACCGCCCCCGCTCCCTCTTTATAGTCCTCCCTCCGCCAAGCTACGCCGCCGCTCCGTTTGCCCCCCATCTCTCTTTACGGAATCTACGGACACCGCTTCCCGGAGCGAAATCATCGATGACGACGACGCCAGAAGGAGCTCCCAAAGGCATCATCGGAACCTCCTAAAATTGAAGGAAATCAAGGCCTCCGAATTTGAGGAGATTCCCGCGAAACCTAATTCGATTCAAGAGAAAAAGGTTCCTCCTTTTCCATCTGCGAGTATTGTGACCAAAGAGAAACGCGAGGAATCGACGTTAACCACAGCTGTATCTGCAAAAGACGATGTTTTTGCTGATTCCGCTGACTCCTCTGAGGTGCCGAGGCTCGTCGATTCTCCTCCGTCGAATACGCTAGAATATGCAGCGGGATTTGTAATTAGGGCAATTTTGTTTCAAATCAAAATCTTGATTTGGTTAATAAAGTTTCCATTGTGGCTCACTGTCCACACTTGCATGTTCATCGTGGACCCTTTCGGAACATGGAGAAAGGGTATTCGTTTTTCGACTCAGGTTTTGGGTTGTGCCTTTGGGTTCGTTGGTATTCCAGCTCGGGTAATTTTTAAGGATCAGAAAGCATTCTGGAACGTTGCGTTTAGGTGCGGATGGGGGTTCTTGTGGTCTATGGTCGTGTGTTGCGTTCTGTTTGCTCTTGCTGTTTCCTCACTTGTTTTTAGTGGGTTTGTGGTCAGCGGGTTAGCGCAGAAGCCAACCCAATTGATAAAAGGTTTCAACTTTGACTACACCAAGCAGAGTCCTGTGGCATATGTGCCTCTAATATCGTGTGCTGCTGTTGTTGGTGGCCATGATTCAGTGAAGGAAATTGCAGCTAGTAAGTGGGTGGGTCAAAGGGTGTTACCTCCTAAACAGAATGTGCAGGTTACTGTTTCATTGGAAGTGCCCGAATCAGGTTACAATAGAAATCTTGGGGTATTTCAG ATCAGAACAGACTTCTTAACATATAGTGGTAAAACAATTGCAAGTTTGAGCCAACCTTGCATGTTAAAATTTAGAAGTGAACCTATCCGGCTAATGACGACTCTAGTCaatattcttcctcttcttACTGGTTATGCATCAGAAACACAGACTCTGGAAGTGAAGATAAGGGGTTTTGTTGAAAGGGAGGAACCTACTTCGTGCTTAAGAGTAACCCTTGAGCCACGATCAGAGTATATACATGGTGCTGGCCTTCCTCAAATATATGATTCATCTGTGGTAATTGAGGCACAACTCCCATTTTACAAGAGGATCATATGGAATTGGAAGATAAGCTTATTCATATGGATTGCAATGACAACATTCTTTGTGCAGTTTCTGTTTCTCCTAGTGTGTTGTTGGCCTTTCATTATTCCAAGATCCAGGCAAAGGAGAGGTCCTGCTCCCCGTAATGGTAAATAA